From a single Hypomesus transpacificus isolate Combined female chromosome 14, fHypTra1, whole genome shotgun sequence genomic region:
- the LOC124476247 gene encoding isocitrate dehydrogenase [NADP], mitochondrial-like isoform X3: MAGYLKVLRSFSRSAVTLSKNPAVLAPATTQSLQQRNYADKRIKVSQPVVEMDGDEMTRIIWEFIKEKLILSNVDVELKYYDLGLPYRDQTDDQVTIDSAIATKKYHVAVKCATITPDEDRVVEFSLKKMWKSPNGTIRNILGGTVFREPIICKNIPRLVPGWTQPITIGRHAFGDQYRATDFVVDQPGKFKMIFSPADGSTGKEWEVFDFPAGGCGMGMYNTDESITGFAHSCFQYAIGKKWPLYLSTKNTILKAYDGRFKDIFQDVFEKNYKPEFDSLKIWYEHRLIDDMVAQVLKSTGAFVWACKNYDGDVQSDILAQGFGSLGLMTSVLVCPDGKTIEAEAAHGTVTRHYREHQKGRPTSTNPIASIFAWTRGLEHRGKLDGNPDLIKFSQTLERVCVETVESGVMTKDLAGCIHGLANCKLNEHYVNTTDFLDAIKNNLDKALGK; this comes from the exons ATGGCTGGATACTTGAAGGTCCTCCGCTCTTTCTCGAGGTCTGCAGTTACTCTTTCCAAAAACCCTGCAGTGCTCGCACCAGCCACCACCCAGAGTTTGCAACAGAGGAACT ATGCAGACAAGCGTATCAAGGTGTCCCAGCCAGTGGTGGAGATGGACGGAGATGAGATGACCAGGATCATCTGGGAGTTCATCAAAGAGAAG CTCATCCTGTCCAACGTGGATGTGGAGCTGAAGTACTATGACCTGGGTCTTCCATACCGTGACCAGACTGATGACCAAGTCACCATTGACTCTGCCATTGCTACTAAGAAATACCACGTAGCAGTCAAGTGTGCCACTATTACCCCTGATGAAGACAGGGTTGTAG AATTTAGCCTGAAAAAGATGTGGAAGAGCCCCAACGGAACCATCAGAAACATTCTGGGCGGCACTGTCTTCCGTGAGCCAATCATCTGCAAGAACATTCCCAGGCTTGTTCCCGGTTGGACACAGCCCATCACCATTGGCAGACATGCTTTTGGTGATCAG TACAGAGCAACAGACTTTGTTGTGGACCAACCAGGCAAGTTCAAGATGATCTTCTCTCCTGCTGATGGCAGCACAGGCAAGGAGTGGGAAGTGTTTGACTTCCCTGCTGGTGGCTGTGGAATGGGCatgtacaacacagatgag TCTATTACAGGCTTTGCTCACAGCTGCTTCCAGTATGCTATTGGCAAGAAGTGGCCTCTCTACTTGAGCACCAAGAACACTATTCTGAAGGCCTACGATGGCCGCTTCAAGGACATCTTCCAGGATGTTTTTGAGAA GAACTACAAACCCGAGTTTGACAGCCTGAAGATCTGGTACGAGCACAGGCTTATTGACGACATGGTGGCCCAGGTGCTAAAGTCCACTGGAGCCTTTGTGTGGGCTTGCAAGAACTACGACGGGGACGTCCAGTCTGACATCCTGGCTCAAG GCTTCGGCTCTCTGGGACTGATGACCTCAGTGCTGGTGTGTCCTGACGGAAAGACCATTGAGGCAGAGGCAGCCCACGGAACCGTGACCAGACACTACCGCGAGCACCAGAAG GGAAGGCCGACCAGCACCAACCCCATCGCCAGCATCTTCGCCTGGACCAGAGGGCTGGAGCACAGGGGAAAGCTTGATGGGAACCCAGACCTGATCAA GTTCTCCCAGACtttggagagagtgtgtgttgagaCCGTGGAAAGTGGCGTCATGACGAAAGACCTCGCTGGCTGCATCCACGGCCTGGCCAA CTGCAAGCTGAACGAGCATTACGTCAACACCACTGACTTCCTGGATGCCATCAAGAACAACCTGGACAAAGCTCTCGGCAAGTGA